One window from the genome of Microscilla marina ATCC 23134 encodes:
- a CDS encoding OmpA family protein: MDSQSIEAYFEKILQIKNQRKGLSQSELKEIALDLGMSEAEWREVQNVARGHIERGYNFLEHQNEDDAQKEFEQALLVFPDDAPALYGVAHIHERRFMAKGKAADKETALKYAHAALQTDPAHTEAARLISYLKDQKPITTWHKVRKPVFLLLVLAVLAGVVYKYQGKIKTEIDHIKEAFQARKGAQFVLHEVYFESGSTELHDARSEEELMRLVSFLKKHPKLKGEIAGHTDNTGRAAANLQISTQRAYSVYKYLTKNGVKPAQLIYRGYGATRPKFPNNNPVNRRKNRRIEFKILKVR, encoded by the coding sequence ATGGATAGCCAAAGTATAGAAGCTTATTTTGAAAAAATACTTCAGATAAAAAACCAGCGTAAAGGTTTGAGTCAGTCAGAGCTGAAAGAAATAGCCCTGGATTTGGGAATGTCGGAAGCGGAGTGGCGCGAAGTGCAAAATGTGGCACGAGGGCACATAGAGCGAGGGTATAATTTTTTGGAACACCAAAACGAAGACGATGCACAAAAAGAGTTTGAGCAAGCGTTGCTGGTGTTTCCCGACGATGCCCCTGCGTTGTATGGCGTGGCACACATCCACGAACGGCGGTTTATGGCAAAGGGCAAGGCTGCCGACAAAGAAACCGCCCTGAAGTATGCCCATGCAGCTTTGCAAACCGACCCGGCACATACCGAAGCAGCGCGGTTGATTAGCTACCTCAAAGACCAAAAGCCGATTACGACCTGGCACAAGGTGCGCAAACCAGTATTTTTATTGTTGGTGTTGGCTGTGTTGGCAGGGGTGGTGTACAAATATCAAGGGAAGATTAAAACCGAAATAGACCACATCAAAGAAGCCTTTCAAGCACGCAAAGGAGCACAGTTTGTGTTGCATGAGGTGTATTTCGAGTCGGGTAGCACCGAACTACACGATGCCAGGTCGGAGGAAGAATTGATGCGATTGGTCAGTTTTTTAAAGAAGCATCCTAAACTAAAGGGTGAAATAGCCGGACATACCGACAATACCGGGCGGGCGGCTGCCAACTTACAAATTTCTACCCAACGGGCTTATTCGGTATACAAATACCTGACAAAAAACGGGGTGAAACCTGCCCAACTGATCTATAGAGGCTATGGGGCTACTCGCCCAAAGTTTCCGAATAACAACCCGGTCAATCGCCGAAAAAACCGCAGAATTGAGTTTAAGATTTTGAAAGTAAGATAA